In Tenebrio molitor chromosome 6, icTenMoli1.1, whole genome shotgun sequence, one genomic interval encodes:
- the LOC138133945 gene encoding uncharacterized protein encodes MFDKSSSIFVVLVLTTYIRISTACNGYTLKVNHVKNCVDNSVIKVENGDATLDKDCNLVLLGCLNFPKGFKTAKGKYVLKKAPMPPMDGELDFCEVVDGLDDPQLGNLAKMYNMPSKCPIPPGKVCGNANKKISISKFKNQLGMAAGTVDLKLDVDHDTGKSCIDINVTISRARARG; translated from the exons ATGTTTGACAAGAGTAgtagtatttttgtggtgcTAGTGCTAACCACGTACATTCGGATTTCGACCGCATGC AATGGCTACACGCTGAAAGTTAATCATGTTAAAAACTGCGTTGATAACAGCGTCATAAAAGTGGAAAACGGAGATGCCACATTGGATAAAGATTGTAATTTGGTCTTGTTGGGATGTCTGAACTTCCCAAAAGGTTTCAAAACAGCAAAG GGGAAGTACGTTTTAAAAAAAGCACCAATGCCGCCCATGGATGGGGAGCTTGATTTTTGCGAAGTTGTGGATGGTTTAGATGATCCTCAGCTCGGAAATCTTGCCAAAATGTATAACATGCCATCTAAGTGTCCAATTCCACCG ggTAAAGTGTGTGGCAACGCCAACAAGAAGATCAGCATAAGTAAGTTTAAAAATCAATTGGGAATGGCTGCTGGAACAGTTGACTTGAAGCTTGACGTTGATCATGACACCGGAAAAAGTTGTATTGACATAAACGTGACTATTTCAAGAGCAAGAGCCAGGGGATAA